A segment of the Mercurialis annua linkage group LG4, ddMerAnnu1.2, whole genome shotgun sequence genome:
ATATCACAAAAATTCAGTTTTAATTGTAGTAGTGAAATAAGTGATTCActcataataaaatatatcaaattaagaTAGATTTCTTTATTATACTTTTGAAAGAAAAGTATGCACATTcatcattaatataaataataacgAATTAATCCCATAGAAAAGGAGcaaacttatatatataatatatatatatatatatatatatatatatatatatatatatatattgaacatCCATCATAAACAATTGCTGACTACCTTGTCCTTATCCTTTGAATAATTACACAACTACGAAAAAGAAAAGTGTATATGAAATACACtggaaaaacatatatatagaaAAGTTAATAAATATGAGATTACTGATAACATGTTCTTAAAACTCGAAAGCTTGATAAAGAaggaaaataaatcaaattgaattgGGTGACATTAAACTCCTTGAAAATGTAAGTCCTGTGAGAAACTTATACTTCTGGACATTGGCAATCTTAACAAATCTGTAGTCTTGAGCCTCTGTATCATTTACAATTAGCATGTGATCAACAGGATTCCTAGATATGTCATCAATTAGGAAAACTGTTCTGTTCATATGATTGAGTGGTAATGGAATTGTGAGATTCATAGCATGATTTCCAGGTCGTTGTGGTATGGTAATGAGCTTCATCCACGAGCTCGTCACTCCAAATTCTTTCATTATCCAGACGGTCGTTGAATGAGCAGCATGTTTCGTCTCTGTTAAACAAAGGCATCCTTGCAAAACACCCAAATTCAGAAGTCCATAATTATCGTAATTCCTAGGATGTTCCATCTCTGTGCTGGTCTCGTTTGCGAAGGAAAAACAAACAATCTTTCCCGGTGCCGATGAATTATGCAAAACCAACCAATGCAGGAACCCGTTCAGATTTATGGCATTCTTTATATCGCGGTCATAGTTAAGATCTTCAACCTTCCGCCAACAATTTGTTTTCAGAGAAAGAATCATAGGGTCTTTGGTTGTCTTATTACGCTTTTCAGGATTACGTCCTAAACGTCGAAGCAGTAGCTTGTAGTCATCGGATGATGAATCATAGCCCAAGTCGTAGCCCTCACTTACTGAGtcagaataataattttcaaccTTGGGCAGTACACGATGCTCTCTAGTGGAAgggtttaataaaattaactgCTCATAAAGATCTCTCACGAGTAACAGCCCATCGCAAGAACACAAAATTACGCCATCCCATAAGCGTAGTTGACGTCTGAAGGGTAATTCGATTTGCGTAGAATCTTCTGAAATTGTATCATCAAAAAAGGTTGCATCACAGTAACTATAATGCTTGACCGGATTTTGGAGAACAAATACCAGATTTGCAGATTTGTGTGAACGAAGGAGATGTAATTTTCTGAAGAAGGGATCAGAGATTAGAGAGTGCCATGATTTTGATACACACTTAAAACGTACTACCGACTTGACGGGAAGATATGATAGTATACAAGATATAACATCTACGGGTATGTCTGTTACTGCGGAGTTCATCGTCTTATTACGAGTTGTGTGACAAATACTTATATATATAGACAGAGATTTGGTTCGTGCGATGTTTTTGCTACTTTATATACTCAGATTAGGATTTATAATTATTCCCTATTGTGTTAGGACAAACATACTTGTCACATAATCAACTCCTACCGCTACATTATTTAACCTCTTATTATAGCATTGAAAGATTCCATTGTGCGGTCTCTTTGCAGAACACCCAATATCAGATGTACACTATAATTTCCAGGATAAATTCTTGTTTTGACAAAGACTTCTACAACAAGAAAATTGATAAAGAGtcctaaaataataatattttttatattgacaaattcatatttatttaagtTCATTCATCCAAAAaagattatatttaattaagttcATGAACGTACACCTTGAATATTTAAGTAGTTTGATCCTTCTTTGAACACTAATAggtttgatatataaatattaaggatACTATGGTAATTTAAATGCTTGTACACTAAGTTTTCAAAGAAATAATACACGTAAAAACGTCTAATTTGGTCAAGAAATTAAAGTTAATAAGtccaatcaaaatttaattcatCCAAATATGGTTACAATTCATTACAAgtgaaattgagaaaaaaaaaaaaggaaaagagaaatCCAAAAACAATGA
Coding sequences within it:
- the LOC126678544 gene encoding F-box protein CPR1-like codes for the protein MNSAVTDIPVDVISCILSYLPVKSVVRFKCVSKSWHSLISDPFFRKLHLLRSHKSANLVFVLQNPVKHYSYCDATFFDDTISEDSTQIELPFRRQLRLWDGVILCSCDGLLLVRDLYEQLILLNPSTREHRVLPKVENYYSDSVSEGYDLGYDSSSDDYKLLLRRLGRNPEKRNKTTKDPMILSLKTNCWRKVEDLNYDRDIKNAINLNGFLHWLVLHNSSAPGKIVCFSFANETSTEMEHPRNYDNYGLLNLGVLQGCLCLTETKHAAHSTTVWIMKEFGVTSSWMKLITIPQRPGNHAMNLTIPLPLNHMNRTVFLIDDISRNPVDHMLIVNDTEAQDYRFVKIANVQKYKFLTGLTFSRSLMSPNSI